A stretch of Amblyraja radiata isolate CabotCenter1 chromosome 34, sAmbRad1.1.pri, whole genome shotgun sequence DNA encodes these proteins:
- the eif3j gene encoding eukaryotic translation initiation factor 3 subunit J, with translation MAEPDDWDTVDFGTPEESETKPVILDKWEGEDEEEDVKDNWDDEDEKKSVKTEGKVSEKKKLSDRIKEKEEKEKQLKKKIAALKNSLKAQEPADLSTEEQLAEKLRLAKLQEQADLEVAKDTFGMNNVMQFGIDSMCPSTREDFTEFGKLLKEKITQFEKSIYYVDFLETLLRDISISLEVDDLKKLNNSLTSLSSEKLKQEKQSKPKKKKKAPVLAGGFKANLKDDLDDYDYTQEYDDFM, from the exons ATGGCGGAGCCTGACGACTGGG ACACCGTGGACTTCGGAACGCCGGAGGAGTCGGAGACGAAGCCGGTGATCTTGGACAAATGGGAAGGCGAGGATGAGGAGGAGGACGTGAAG GACAATTGGGATGATGAGGACGAAAAGAAGTCAGTTAAGACAG AAGGCAAGGTTTCAGAAAAGAAGAAATTAAGTGACAGGATtaaagagaaagaggaaaaagagAAGCAACTGAAGAAGAAAATCGCAGCTCTAAAAAAT TCGTTAAAAGCGCAGGAACCTGCAGATCTCTCGACAGAGGAACAACTAGCAGAGAAACTTCGACTAGCGAAGCTACAGGAGCAGGCAGACTTGGAAGTTGCGAAGGACACATTTG GCATGAACAATGTAATGCAGTTTGGAATTgattccatgtgcccatctactaGAGAAGACTTTACAGAATTTGGGAAACTTTTGAAGGAAAAGATTACACAGTTTGAAAAATCTATATATTATGTGGACTTCTTGGAAACCTTACTCCGAGACATTAGCATTTCAT TGGAAGTTGACGACTTGAAAAAGCTGAACAACTCTTTGACGTCACTGTCTTCTGAAAAACTTAAACAAGAAAAG CAAAGCAAACCCAAGAAGAAGAAAAAGGCCCCTGTCCTCGCGGGTGGATTTAAGGCAAACCTGAAAGATGATCTTGATGACTATGATTACACGCAGGAGTACGATGACTTCATGTGA